The DNA region TGTTTTCGAAATGAAATACCTAAAATTCGCTATAAAAATAAGTATAAAAAATAAAAACGCTCGAACTCTTATGAAAAGATGCCGAGCGTTTCCAGATATATTTCTATATTTTACCTACACGGTTTCAGGAATTCTTTTCGTATTTTTTTTTAAAAATGGCTCCAACAATTTGTTGAATTCTTCTGGCACTTCCATCATCGGTGCATGTCCACATTTATCAATAAAATGCAATTCACTATTTGGAATCAACTTTTTAAATTCTTCCCCTACGAATGGAGGTGTAACTATGTCGTTATTTCCCCAAATTAACAATGTAGGTTGTTGAATATTATGTAATTCATTTTCAAGATTGTTACGTATTGCGCTTTTAGCAAGTGCGATAATCTTGATTACTTTCATTCTATTATTGGTAATTTCAAAAACTTCATCGACCAATTCTTTTGTTGCAAGACTAGGATCATAGAAGGTCATCCCTGATTTACGCTTAATATACTCATAGTCTCCTCTTTTAGGATAACTATCCCCCATTCCATTTTCAAACAAACCAGAACTACCTGTCAAAATTAATGTCTTGACTCTTTCCGGATGTTTAAGTACATAAATCAATGACACATGCCCTCCAAGGGAATTGCCCAACAAATGAA from Rhizosphaericola mali includes:
- a CDS encoding alpha/beta fold hydrolase; translated protein: MKYELKNLDKFRYVDEGKGEPLLLLHGLFGELSNFDAVIDCFKDRYRIIVPVMPLLDLDLIQTSVTGLARFVNKFVETLALEEIHLLGNSLGGHVSLIYVLKHPERVKTLILTGSSGLFENGMGDSYPKRGDYEYIKRKSGMTFYDPSLATKELVDEVFEITNNRMKVIKIIALAKSAIRNNLENELHNIQQPTLLIWGNNDIVTPPFVGEEFKKLIPNSELHFIDKCGHAPMMEVPEEFNKLLEPFLKKNTKRIPETV